In a genomic window of Methanosarcina horonobensis HB-1 = JCM 15518:
- a CDS encoding GNAT family N-acetyltransferase: MNCSIEKARQLGYKAIFLFGNPEYYKRFGFRNTREYNIQTPSGENFDAFMALELYNGSLKQVSGKFFASSSFEVTEEELKNFEKEFPHKTKHVTDTQLFH, from the coding sequence ATGAACTGTTCCATTGAAAAAGCAAGGCAATTGGGATATAAAGCCATATTTCTTTTTGGTAATCCGGAATATTATAAAAGGTTCGGTTTTAGAAATACCAGAGAATATAACATTCAAACACCTTCCGGTGAAAACTTCGATGCTTTTATGGCATTAGAACTCTACAACGGGAGTCTAAAACAGGTATCCGGAAAATTTTTCGCATCAAGTTCTTTTGAGGTCACTGAGGAAGAACTTAAGAATTTTGAAAAGGAGTTTCCTCATAAAACCAAACATGTTACAGACACTCAATTATTTCATTGA
- a CDS encoding VOC family protein yields MFTRIDHVEILPSDFDRSMAFYQDILEFRLVSRMPVKAGPLKEIAYLQLGDTVIELLHMENPTPTPSSMTVGYRAMALEVKSMEDAINYLRDHGVYVTWGPIDLGVSIRAEITDPDGLAIELREWRHKPW; encoded by the coding sequence ATGTTTACACGTATTGACCATGTAGAGATTCTACCGAGTGATTTCGACAGATCAATGGCTTTCTACCAGGATATACTGGAGTTTCGGCTGGTGTCGAGGATGCCAGTGAAGGCCGGACCGCTGAAAGAGATCGCCTACCTGCAACTGGGCGACACCGTCATTGAATTACTGCATATGGAAAATCCCACCCCTACACCCTCCTCGATGACCGTGGGTTATCGTGCGATGGCCCTGGAAGTCAAATCGATGGAAGATGCTATCAACTACTTGCGTGATCATGGTGTCTACGTTACCTGGGGGCCGATAGATCTGGGTGTGTCCATTCGTGCCGAGATTACCGATCCTGATGGCCTGGCCATAGAATTGCGGGAATGGAGGCACAAACCCTGGTAA
- a CDS encoding PAS domain S-box protein: MGASNLPEKDELEIQMQKRIAELEKANQDLRAENMALNRDITKHKRAEEESGQNEQHFGLKLENNLSTSRKAENLELAEIIDIQAVQSIIDDFYKFAHITMALLDLKGNVLIGVGWQDICTKFHRVHPETCKHCVESDTKLSAGVPPGEFKLYRCKNNMWDIVTPIIVDGHHIGNIFSGQFFFDDEPVDYELFRTQARKYGFNEEKYIAALEKVPRLSRETVENSMSFFMKLANMLSQLSHSNIKLAQSLEERNTLVDDLDRAQAVGNVGSWRLNAHKNELTWSDENHRIFGIPKGTPLTYETFLSTVHPDDREYVNKEWEEGLKGKPYDIEHRIIVDGKIKWVREKAYLELDKDGAVVNGFGITQDITERRQAEHQLSNELARATGLYELYTRSSNLSDRELYDFALNQAVKVTDSMIGFFHLVSEDEKEIILTTWNQEALRSCTAGNEGHYPIEKAGNWVDCVRLKRPVVYNDFPSSPNQKGLPAGHAAVKRFMSVPVIENGKVRIIFGVGNKVDEYDDRDVMQLQLVANELHKIMKLRRIENEVRESEAFLRDIMENVSDAIFVKDREARMILANPAYYRLIGKSPEEVLNKTVADFHPPEIARKLAEGDKRVMEAGKGTTLEERIFTSHGWRILQTVKAPYYDGQGNIIGLIGAARDITERRQAEEALKKAHDSLEKLVEERTAELEKSYNSLKESEKSLSEAQKIAHIGNWDWNLITGKIWWSNELYRIFGLNPQELPPAYGEFLNYIHPEDRCYVDESVKQALNGKSYSIDNRIVLDNGENRVIHVQAEVVIDDKNTPIRIKGTTQDITERKKAEEKIRILADAVESSNDAIVTESLDGNITSWNKTAEDIYGYSAEETLGKNVSILEPESVKGEINKIIERVKQGEKIQHYKTLRQKKDGTIINVSITYSPVFDASGKLMAISAIARDITEQINAERLLAKAEEARKKEIHHRIKNNLQVISSLLDLQAEKFRSRGSAEDLEVLNAFRESQDRVMSIAFIHKELHEGRGTDKLNFSPYLKRLVENLFQTYKLGNLDISLNLDVEENIFFDTDIAVPLGMIINELVSNSLKYAFPDKRTGEIQIKLFSEEAISEPDTRGELFKKGKRYTLIISDNGIGIPKEINLENTETLGVQLVNILVEQLDGQVELKRDNGTEFVISFGAE; encoded by the coding sequence ATGGGAGCTTCTAACCTTCCAGAGAAGGATGAACTGGAGATCCAAATGCAAAAACGGATCGCTGAATTGGAAAAGGCTAATCAAGACTTGCGTGCCGAGAATATGGCACTGAACCGGGATATCACCAAGCACAAAAGGGCTGAGGAAGAATCGGGCCAGAATGAGCAACATTTTGGGCTGAAGCTGGAGAATAACCTCTCAACTTCCAGGAAGGCAGAAAACCTTGAGCTGGCAGAGATCATTGATATTCAGGCAGTCCAGTCCATCATAGATGACTTTTATAAATTTGCTCACATTACCATGGCCTTACTTGATCTCAAAGGCAATGTTCTGATAGGTGTTGGATGGCAGGATATCTGCACAAAGTTCCATAGGGTTCACCCCGAAACCTGCAAGCACTGTGTGGAAAGTGATACAAAGCTGTCCGCAGGCGTTCCTCCTGGAGAGTTTAAGCTCTACAGGTGCAAAAACAACATGTGGGACATAGTAACCCCTATCATTGTTGATGGCCATCACATCGGCAATATCTTCTCAGGTCAGTTCTTTTTTGACGACGAGCCTGTGGACTATGAACTCTTCCGAACACAGGCTAGAAAATATGGATTTAATGAGGAAAAGTACATAGCAGCTCTGGAAAAAGTTCCACGGCTGAGCAGAGAAACTGTCGAAAATAGCATGTCCTTCTTCATGAAACTTGCCAATATGCTCTCACAGCTAAGCCACAGTAATATCAAGTTAGCCCAGTCCCTGGAGGAACGCAATACTCTGGTTGATGATTTAGACCGTGCCCAGGCCGTGGGAAATGTAGGAAGCTGGCGTCTGAATGCGCATAAAAACGAATTAACATGGTCCGATGAAAATCATCGTATCTTCGGCATTCCAAAGGGTACTCCTTTGACCTATGAGACTTTTCTTTCAACAGTTCATCCAGATGATAGGGAATATGTCAATAAAGAATGGGAGGAAGGGCTAAAGGGTAAGCCATACGACATCGAGCACCGCATTATCGTAGACGGTAAGATCAAGTGGGTACGTGAAAAAGCATATCTTGAGCTTGACAAAGATGGAGCTGTCGTAAACGGTTTTGGTATAACCCAGGATATAACTGAGCGCAGGCAGGCGGAGCACCAGCTAAGCAACGAACTGGCGCGAGCTACCGGCTTATACGAGCTCTATACCCGATCATCGAACCTATCAGACCGCGAACTCTACGATTTCGCACTCAATCAAGCCGTCAAGGTAACTGATAGCATGATCGGCTTCTTCCACCTCGTCTCCGAAGACGAGAAAGAGATCATCCTCACCACCTGGAACCAGGAAGCATTGAGATCATGCACGGCAGGGAACGAAGGGCACTACCCTATTGAAAAGGCAGGTAACTGGGTCGATTGCGTCCGGCTAAAGCGGCCGGTGGTCTACAATGACTTTCCTTCCTCACCGAACCAAAAAGGGCTGCCGGCCGGACACGCTGCAGTGAAGCGATTCATGAGCGTGCCGGTCATAGAGAACGGCAAGGTGAGGATCATCTTCGGTGTGGGCAACAAGGTGGATGAGTACGACGACCGCGATGTCATGCAGCTCCAACTGGTGGCTAATGAGCTTCACAAGATTATGAAGCTGCGTCGCATCGAGAACGAGGTCCGGGAGAGCGAGGCTTTTCTCCGAGACATCATGGAGAACGTCTCAGACGCCATCTTCGTCAAGGATAGAGAAGCCCGGATGATCCTGGCAAACCCCGCTTACTATAGGCTTATTGGCAAATCCCCTGAAGAGGTCCTCAATAAGACCGTTGCCGATTTTCACCCTCCTGAGATAGCCAGGAAGCTAGCAGAGGGTGACAAACGAGTCATGGAGGCTGGAAAAGGGACAACCTTAGAGGAGAGAATATTTACATCACATGGATGGCGCATCCTCCAGACCGTAAAAGCACCGTACTATGATGGACAGGGCAACATCATAGGATTGATAGGAGCAGCGAGGGACATCACCGAGCGCAGACAGGCAGAAGAAGCTCTAAAAAAAGCACATGATAGTTTAGAAAAACTAGTCGAAGAGCGTACAGCAGAACTTGAGAAATCATACAACTCATTGAAGGAAAGTGAAAAAAGTCTTTCTGAAGCCCAAAAAATCGCTCATATTGGAAATTGGGATTGGAATCTTATAACCGGTAAAATATGGTGGTCTAATGAGCTTTATAGAATTTTTGGACTAAACCCTCAAGAGTTACCTCCAGCTTATGGCGAATTTTTAAATTACATACATCCTGAAGATCGATGCTATGTGGATGAGTCGGTTAAACAAGCTTTAAACGGGAAATCTTACAGCATTGATAATAGGATTGTTTTAGACAATGGGGAAAACCGCGTAATCCACGTACAGGCAGAGGTTGTCATTGATGATAAAAATACTCCTATTAGAATAAAAGGAACAACGCAGGACATAACTGAGCGTAAGAAAGCAGAAGAGAAAATTAGGATATTAGCGGATGCTGTGGAATCGTCAAATGATGCTATTGTAACAGAGTCTCTCGATGGTAATATTACCAGCTGGAATAAAACGGCAGAGGATATTTACGGTTATTCAGCTGAAGAAACTCTGGGGAAAAATGTCTCAATCCTTGAACCAGAAAGTGTTAAAGGAGAAATAAATAAGATAATTGAGCGAGTAAAACAGGGAGAAAAAATCCAGCATTACAAAACTTTACGGCAAAAAAAGGATGGCACAATAATAAATGTTTCAATAACTTATTCTCCGGTTTTTGACGCTTCTGGAAAGCTAATGGCTATCTCAGCTATTGCAAGAGATATTACTGAGCAAATAAATGCGGAAAGACTACTGGCAAAAGCCGAAGAAGCCAGAAAAAAAGAAATACATCACAGAATCAAAAATAATCTCCAAGTGATCTCTTCGCTTCTTGACTTACAGGCTGAAAAGTTCAGAAGCAGAGGATCTGCTGAGGATCTGGAAGTTCTTAACGCTTTCAGGGAGAGTCAGGATAGAGTAATGTCAATTGCGTTTATCCACAAAGAGCTGCACGAAGGTAGAGGAACCGATAAACTAAATTTCTCACCATACCTGAAAAGGCTTGTTGAAAACCTTTTCCAGACTTACAAACTTGGCAATCTCGATATCAGCTTAAATTTGGATGTTGAAGAAAACATCTTCTTTGATACGGATATTGCAGTTCCGTTAGGAATGATTATTAACGAACTTGTTTCCAATTCCTTAAAGTATGCATTTCCAGATAAAAGAACAGGAGAAATCCAGATTAAACTCTTTAGTGAAGAAGCTATCAGTGAGCCGGATACCAGAGGGGAGCTTTTCAAAAAAGGTAAAAGATATACCTTAATTATTTCAGATAATGGGATTGGTATTCCCAAGGAAATAAACTTAGAGAATACGGAGACTCTTGGTGTGCAGCTTGTAAATATCCTGGTAGAACAGTTAGACGGTCAGGTTGAACTTAAAAGAGATAATGGTACTGAATTTGTAATTAGCTTCGGCGCAGAATAA